The sequence AGGAACTGCAAGCGTCATAGGCAATTTATCCACCCAGACTGTAGGCAAAATCAAGCCAAaacctttttaaagtcaaaattcTCTGCTGGCTGGAATTCTCTCAAGGGGCTTTTGCCCTGAGATTAGCACAGAGGAAGCACCTGCAGACACAGCTCTGTGTCTGACAGGTGGGGATGCACAAGGTCTCTGCAGACTCAGCCTAGGATTCCTGGGCTTGGGCAACTTCTTGGCCTGTTCTCCTGAGATTGCCTTTCACCTTCACAAATTCTGGGGCATTTTCTTGCTCTTCTTGCAATTTCTGCTTCTCGAGCTCAAgctaaataaaattcaaaagcagGAAAATTATTTACAAACTGAGAGGCTTTTAAAAACACTTGCTTCTCTTTTCAAAGTTCCTAACAACTTTATTTCCCAATGGAATAAATTCTCTACTGGTtccccactttaaaaaaaatgtatatacatatatccagGGGGAAATCCTGCATAGAAGCAGCAGCCAATTGGTTGTTACTGCAGATGATACCAAGAGATGAGAAGTACTGAAAAGTCAAggctaagaaaacaaaatcctgAGATGAACACACAGTTGCTCTGGTGTCTTAGTGAAGTACAATTTCATTAAATTACTCCAATGCTGTGTGATTCAGTGATATTTCCCCATTCTGTTTTTGCCTCTATCTTTTTTAGGTCCTCAGTAGAATTCCTGTCCCTGCCTTGAATGTTTATAAAATACCCCATTTGCTGGTATTTTGCCTCACATTTTCTTTCATGGTATAAACATTTACATCTGACATGTCTGGTTAATTCAGCTTGCTCCAACATCCTTATTTCTCAGGACAAAAAGACAGCTTTCGCCCAATGCCCCTTACCTGCTCCAACTTCTGCTGCCGTTTTAATAGTTCTATTTCCAAATCAGATTTCTTCTTCTGGGcttcttcttccttctgctttatTACTTGGTCTCGTTTTCTCTTTTCCATCACCTTCTGCAATTCCGGTTTATTCTGAGGGGCAAGACCCCTGTAAAAAAgtattaacaacaataaaaaatgttactCTAATGGATATATTTTTCATGAACAGAAATTTAAAGTAGCAGCCACAGAAAAGAGGCCTGCAAAGTTAGCATGATCAAAATACCTACTACTAAGGTAGCCAGTTAATAGGCAACGCTGGTGATCTCAGAAATTCACCAGGatgaaagaaagagcaagagcaTCTTCCAAAGAATACACACAATCCAttcatttgataaaaatatattgcGCAACTACTGTGTACAAGACACTAGAGGCTACAAAAGGAGGGTGATGAGGGtggagatggggtggggaaggCAGGGGGCAGCATGCTCACACAGTGGGTACGACGGGTG comes from Cynocephalus volans isolate mCynVol1 chromosome 6, mCynVol1.pri, whole genome shotgun sequence and encodes:
- the FAM107B gene encoding protein FAM107B isoform X2; the encoded protein is MAEPDYIEDDNPELIRPQKLINPVKTSRNHQDLHRELLMNQKRGLAPQNKPELQKVMEKRKRDQVIKQKEEEAQKKKSDLEIELLKRQQKLEQLELEKQKLQEEQENAPEFVKVKGNLRRTGQEVAQAQES